A single Argentina anserina chromosome 7, drPotAnse1.1, whole genome shotgun sequence DNA region contains:
- the LOC126803105 gene encoding uncharacterized protein LOC126803105 yields MAAMASDKADGQTQWEFSCDLEVDYESEEIASIVYATLAVDKELQPDKVKRQMLVSNGKLSVHFEAVEARFLRASYSAFVDVLTLATKTIEEFGKGMELKQVHAL; encoded by the exons ATGGCTGCTATGGCTTCTGACAAGGCAGATGGTCAGACCCAGTGGGAGTTTAGTTG TGACTTGGAGGTAGATTATGAGTCTGAAGAAATTGCTTCTATTGTCTATGCTACATTAGCTGTTGACAAGGAG TTGCAACCAGACAAAGTAAAAAGGCAGATGTTAGTTTCCAATGGAAAGCTTTCCGT GCATTTTGAGGCAGTTGAGGCAAGATTTCTTCGAGCATCATATAGTGCTTTTGTGGATGTATTGACACTTGCCACGAAAACCATTGAAGAGTTTGGAAAAGGAATGGAATTGAAACAAGTACATGCACTTTGA